A stretch of Astyanax mexicanus isolate ESR-SI-001 chromosome 21, AstMex3_surface, whole genome shotgun sequence DNA encodes these proteins:
- the LOC103042446 gene encoding C3a anaphylatoxin chemotactic receptor codes for MAGEQSSSNSSSYYPNEAARVSQMVVTVVVFLVGVTLNGLVVWVLGLRRVRRGGVTGGETQGAGSFRVYVVNLALADLVLLLRTPLMLGYLAHQFSWPFGTSVCQLVMFLRCLGLYAGAFLLSAVALERCLCLLRPVWARLRRPRWVVPLVCAVLWIVAAALSIPYITVAGIIVWENRAQCMENVAGNGTTALIVLETAVGFLLPLVVFVSCNLAVIFFAKRADQGQLTPTSPVSSPTSPTGSVYTSQRLGRLYRILFLTMLLFLTCWVPYFIFRFLKALAISKGWNELKQRALTGGYASLFLVYIKSAVNPILYAFAARGLRRTVRDSLFSTIERIFNEDMSESLRRKSLRRRDSQF; via the coding sequence ATGGCTGGTGAGCAGTCGAGTTCCAACAGTTCCTCCTACTACCCGAACGAGGCGGCGCGGGTGAGCCAGATGGTGGTGACGGTGGTGGTTTTCTTGGTGGGCGTGACACTGAACGGCCTGGTGGTTTGGGTGCTAGGTCTGCGCAGAGTGCGACGTGGTGGAGTTACAGGAGGTGAAACTCAGGGTGCTGGAAGCTTTAGAGTGTACGTAGTGAACCTGGCGCTGGCGGATCTGGTGCTCCTGTTGCGTACGCCACTGATGTTGGGTTACCTGGCTCACCAATTCAGCTGGCCCTTTGGCACATCCGTGTGCCAGCTGGTCATGTTCCTGCGCTGCCTGGGACTGTATGCAGGAGCATTTTTGCTGAGTGCCGTAGCGCTGGAACGCTGCCTGTGCTTGCTTCGGCCTGTCTGGGCCCGACTCAGGCGCCCACGCTGGGTCGTTCCCCTCGTCTGCGCTGTGCTGTGGATTGTAGCCGCTGCCTTGTCCATTCCCTACATCACAGTGGCCGGAATTATAGTCTGGGAGAACCGGGCGCAGTGCATGGAGAATGTGGCAGGAAATGGTACCACTGCCCTGATTGTGCTAGAAACTGCAGTAGGTTTCCTGCTTCCATTGGTGGTTTTCGTATCCTGCAACCTTGCGGTAATCTTTTTCGCCAAAAGAGCTGACCAAGGGCAGCTGACACCCACCTCGCCCGTCTCCTCTCCCACCTCCCCTACTGGATCTGTGTACACCTCGCAGAGGCTGGGCCGCCTGTACCGGATTCTTTTCCTCACTATGCTCTTGTTCCTCACCTGTTGGGTACCTTACTTCATCTTTCGCTTTCTGAAGGCACTGGCTATCAGTAAGGGTTGGAATGAACTTAAACAGAGGGCCCTAACAGGTGGATACGCATCACTGTTCCTGGTGTACATAAAAAGTGCTGTCAACCCAATACTATATGCATTCGCTGCACGTGGACTGCGTCGTACCGTCCGCGACTCATTATTCTCAACAATCGAGCGGATCTTCAACGAGGACATGTCAGAGTCCCTGCGAAGGAAGTCCTTACGGAGAAGAGACTCGCAGTTCTGA